The genomic segment ttaaacaaaaataaaatcgaAAGAGAATCTACATTCAGTGGCGAATCTGAGGGAGCTGACAGGGGCTTGGCCCtccctaaaatgaatttttttttatttaggcccctttatagtttataaaattttaaattagtaatgataaaattacactttagctcccaaaaatgataaaaaaaattaatttaatcctttaaaagttataaaaatattggttattaaaataataaaattacatttttactatcgtaaaaaatatacaatttaattctgacCCTCCCAAAAAAATTTATGACTTCACCTCTATAATTATTCAAGATAAGATTCGAACTTGAAATCTTAAATATACGAAAACATTAACCTTACTCACATTAACCAAAAGTTTATATAATCCAATTTGAATATAACATATAAAATgagtaattgattaaaaaatattaaaaaaaaattattttttttattttaattcaattttataaataatgCAATTTCAACCTTTGATGATTACAATAAATGGAaatgatgataaaagaaataaaaatagaatagacTTTCCTTGAAGCATTCCATCTTTGCCATTCATACATTACAACACTTTTGCATCTTTTCTACCTATCAACCATTATGCTATGTTTCCCATTTCATTACTAACATAGTATGATGGTAAAAAAATGCACGATGAAAGagaaaagaataatgataatGTTATTCAACACGTTTTGTTTGCcattttattacttaaataatgtGCTACATGTGCAATTGAAATATATACTCATATGCTATTCGATAAAAGTAACTTAGAAGTTCctatattaagagttaaattgtattttactttttttactcaaaatgaataaattaagaGGACGTTAGATTAAAGAACAAATTAATACTTGTGTTAAAACTTTCATCCATTTATGCCGTTAACCGTCAGCATGAGTTACACATGGTATGTCACATGCCACTGTCTAATTATTCCGTCGATCATGTCagattttaacaatacaaatagatgcaatttttaacagaaaggatcaatttactctttaatctaatgtatagagATTAGTTTAcctatttcttttaatataaggACTTCCAAAATACTTTTACCGATGTTTTTCGGATATAAATATAGAATGTTAGAATATAAATGTACATCTTTGATTCAATAAAATATCACATAAGCTTTATATCTAGTTAAGAAAACAAACAAATTTGAAACATAGGATAGTGGAATGTTTCGCAACTCCATTGATATGCTCAAAAACAGAAAGACCAAAAAGCTGTTGGAAACATGATTTTAGGCCCACTGGTCAGCACGCCAAGCCCTAACACACACATACTTACAtgactaaaaattaaaatgtagCAATCATAAGGTAACTTTATTGTTACTGAAAAGTTTATATCTATGTTTTCTTGTCTCCCTTTCCCTTCCCATGCCATGTTTTGTCTCTGATTTTCACAGCTGGTGGTGCCAGATGATTCCCATGGCTTCCCATTTTAACCCTAGTTTCAAGGTAAAATTCTAATCtcccattttatatatatatcgtcAATTTGATCATCTCCaacatgtaaaaagaaaaaagaaaacccaagaatTTTTCAAGAGAGAAAAAGTAtggaggagaagaaagaaaatgtgaATACAGCTTTGTTTACAGCAGGAATAGCTGTTTTACTGGTATGTTTGAAACGTGCTCTACTGTTGTTTCTAGTTCAACAATGGCGAGCTTGGGTGTTTCTTGTGTTAAACCTTGTGCTTTTGGCTATTTTTTTCACTTCCATGGCCCCAAATTCAAGTCAAATTAGTCAgcaagaaatgaataaaaatgaggaagaaatgaagaagaaaagaggaaatttCAATGAAGCTGAAGCATGTACAGAAGATCATCAGGTCAGCAATTCAAAGCAAATAAGAAAAAGTGAAGAAGTTGAAGATCTAGTAGAGAAAGAAGTGgtggttgaagaagaagaagaagaagaagaaaacattgAGGCATTAAAGCTGTCAAAGGAGGAATTGAATGAGAGAGTTGAAGCATTCATTGCCATGTTTAGACAGCAGTTAGCTTTAGATGCAAGAAAAGGAAGAAACCAAGCTGATTGCAGCAAGAAGAAACACACCAACCTTTCATCTGATAGAGTAAATCGTTTCGTTTTGAAAGTTTAGGGATAATTGAATTTGGGTCTAACTTAATTGATTTATTCAATCAATTTTAAGAGGTATTATTCAGTGAATTTTTGGATtccaattttaatatatatatatatacacactcaATTCTCTCCTTATAGCCTCtttttgtatatataaaaaaaaaatcttcatgCTTACTTTAATTccatgttaaaatttaaattgttgcTTGATTTACAAGGAACAAGAAGCTTATATGATGGCCAAAATACTACTAATGAACTCAtcaaaatttgcaaaaattttttACACATTCTTTTCAAGGAAAAAGTAAAGTCAAAATTACAATATCAAGATAGaacaattttcacaaatttaatttatattatgttCCCTCTTTTccattaaattgtgaaatagccACTCCTAAAATCTTAGTAATTTTGAGATGATGTAGGCTGAGAAGACTGGTGGGCTATTTGGAGAAGGTTGGGGTCGATTCTTTTTTAGTCTTTTGCCTTTAATTAGCCCACCAATAAACCCAAGGCCGATTATTGGAATTAGTAAATTAACTAAGAAAGGCAAGCCCAAACTTTCACAAAAACTGAATTAATTGATCGAAccaatctaatttaattaatcaatcgGTTATCTGATCTAATTCGGTCGGAGGTTAGTTAATGACTTTTTAGAAGTTTGTTATTGATTAATTTGATTCAAAATTGGGTAATTAACCGAACTTAacaattaataatacaaattatatgtaattttaattcaaataattcggtcaaatgaacattatcaatttatttttttctatatattttatacttattttaacaaaaaaaaatataaatttcggttaaccgaccgaattagtCAAAATATTTcgatttggttaattttttttttaaaaattcaattcagttaaccgttaaaaaattcaaaagtttAGTTAATTTGGTTAATATTTGTTCAGTTTGGTTAGCCGAATGGTTAACTGTTTGAACACCCCTAACTTCAATTGGTGAAAATTAGTCTTATAGAACCTAGTTTGTCTTCGAAAGAAATTTTTGGTAGAATAAATTGCTTTTGTTCATGGAGTTTAAAAATTTCACTAATAGGTTACTTTAGCTTAGAGAAACTTTTCGggatctttttttaatttcgttaCGATTCAGGCTCAGGATTTATGATTACTCATTTTAAcaatattatctttaaaattaaaatttatgttttcttattGAGAATGTAATGTATCTTAACATTATAACCAACACTTGTTGatcttttcataattttttttcctttgtagTGAgtcttgaaaattatatttatatataaattaagtttttttacaataaaaattatatcttaattattttaacattttgtattaataattttatcaatctaataaaataataaaaggaagGGAATCCATTTACACCactttaattttatacattttcatatatttttctacaattaatattattatgatcTAGCTgtcatattttaaatttcattcattaagattatgcatgtcaagtttaacgtaaattaaaaatttctaactatttactttacctttaaaactttaaattGTTCAAATATTAATGgtacaaaaatatattaaatacaaGTAGATTTCtctacaataataattttattaatataatagaTATGTAATAATgagttttttactaaaataatccaaaaaaaaaccaaaatagtatatcttattttttatttacaaaaaatggtacaaaaaaaaagagagcagaAATATGGGTGATGGGCCTGCTacaggcggcaccaaaggtgcctgTGGCAGAGGCGGCACTAACATGTTCGTAtttcggccat from the Gossypium hirsutum isolate 1008001.06 chromosome D09, Gossypium_hirsutum_v2.1, whole genome shotgun sequence genome contains:
- the LOC107893025 gene encoding uncharacterized protein codes for the protein MEEKKENVNTALFTAGIAVLLVCLKRALLLFLVQQWRAWVFLVLNLVLLAIFFTSMAPNSSQISQQEMNKNEEEMKKKRGNFNEAEACTEDHQVSNSKQIRKSEEVEDLVEKEVVVEEEEEEEENIEALKLSKEELNERVEAFIAMFRQQLALDARKGRNQADCSKKKHTNLSSDRVNRFVLKV